The Medicago truncatula cultivar Jemalong A17 chromosome 4, MtrunA17r5.0-ANR, whole genome shotgun sequence genome includes a region encoding these proteins:
- the LOC11441773 gene encoding uncharacterized protein, giving the protein MSCLALSLQPTNGSDILLQTREWFPPSRALGALSAFRHTRRAFAATKNNKINAPEDAYAAESIGDDPLAASSGQVIVGVESRYRIVYRLVNGIYVLGITVADHDNSVNVFECIHIVNQAVSVVVTACRGVDVTPEKLGRKYAEIYMALDIVLRGVSNIRLAAMLATMHGDSIAKMVHSAIDTENKIRGADNWSSAEVHSVEHQASIDAFANARFELPQETLEAGDEVVASLAAPVTSEQNEEIQQKQKQEEVEVEKDPFAASDAINKPQELVSGFKKTKDGSSNDLATALEGLDVTTLPPPEATQSTHINVEGFEGNYGGVEFGMEQASIGEAFEGFNDAWGGGLDASEFVGPTKAPKPQGLGGVELLQTGPDVAPKGTAGEGDALENLVKKTEMKGPEMYISEEISVEFRESLLARVGFMGVVYIKTLPPQSSDGDKETEFSFRVEGTKAVKRFALQSSRVSSLENGMFHVRTAASEEPIPIMKFSLLPKLTPLPLRVRLIKRHTGSFISVMIQYVSNPDLLAPLTDVTFILKLPVDPTLLKVSPKAVLNRVDKEIKWIVPAIPLKGSPGRLRVRMPVDSNEDDDEEIEVVGYVKFSVQTTETLSGVSIRPASEGKTDFYEVSHKLESGVYMCN; this is encoded by the coding sequence ATGTCTTGTTTAGCACTCTCTCTACAACCAACCAATGGATCCGATATCCTTCTTCAAACCCGCGAGTGGTTCCCACCCTCACGCGCCCTCGGCGCTCTTTCCGCTTTCCGTCACACGCGCCGCGCATTCGCCGCAACcaagaacaacaaaatcaaCGCCCCCGAAGACGCCTACGCCGCCGAATCCATCGGTGACGATCCCCTCGCCGCTTCCAGTGGTCAAGTCATCGTCGGAGTCGAAAGCCGTTACCGCATCGTTTATCGTTTAGTTAACGGAATCTACGTCCTTGGAATAACCGTCGCCGATCACGATAACTCCGTCAATGTTTTCGAATGCATTCATATTGTTAATCAAGCTGTTAGTGTCGTCGTCACCGCTTGCCGTGGCGTTGACGTCACGCCGGAGAAGCTCGGCCGGAAATACGCCGAGATCTATATGGCACTTGATATTGTTCTTCGTGGTGTTAGCAATATCCGTCTTGCCGCGATGCTTGCCACAATGCACGGTGATAGTATTGCTAAGATGGTGCATTCTGCAATTGATACAGAGAATAAGATCCGTGGTGCGGATAATTGGTCTTCCGCGGAGGTGCATTCCGTCGAACATCAAGCGAGCATTGATGCATTTGCAAATGCGAGATTTGAATTGCCTCAGGAGACGCTTGAAGCCGGTGATGAAGTGGTGGCTAGCCTTGCTGCTCCGGTGACCAGTGAACAGAATGAAGAGATTCAACAGAAGCAGAAACAGGAAGAGGTTGAAGTGGAAAAGGATCCATTTGCGGCTAGTGATGCCATTAACAAACCTCAAGAGCTTGTGAGTGGGTTTAAGAAGACTAAGGATGGTTCTTCCAATGATTTGGCTACAGCTTTGGAAGGTCTTGATGTTACTACATTGCCGCCTCCAGAGGCAACACAATCGACTCATATAAATGTGGAGGGATTTGAAGGGAATTATGGTGGAGTTGAGTTTGGAATGGAACAAGCTTCAATTGGTGAAGCTTTTGAAGGTTTCAATGATGCTTGGGGTGGTGGACTCGATGCTTCGGAGTTTGTGGGTCCAACCAAGGCACCAAAACCTCAAGGTCTTGGTGGAGTTGAGCTCTTGCAGACAGGGCCAGATGTTGCACCTAAGGGAACAGCTGGGGAAGGTGATGCACTTGAGAATTTGGTGAAGAAAACCGAAATGAAGGGTCCTGAGATGTATATCTCGGAAGAAATTAGTGTAGAGTTCAGGGAATCACTGCTTGCAAGGGTTGGATTTATGGGTGTTGTTTACATCAAAACTTTGCCACCTCAAAGTTCCGATGGTGATAAAGAAACTGAATTCTCATTCCGAGTTGAGGGAACAAAAGCTGTTAAACGATTTGCTTTGCAGAGTTCTCGTGTTAGTAGCCTTGAGAATGGGATGTTTCATGTTAGGACAGCAGCGTCAGAGGAGCCTATACCAATTATGAAATTTAGTTTACTTCCGAAGTTAACACCTTTGCCTTTGAGGGTTCGACTTATAAAACGACACACGGGGAGTTTCATTTCTGTTATGATACAATATGTTTCAAACCCTGATTTGCTTGCTCCATTGACTGATGttacattcattttgaaactaCCAGTTGACCCAACTCTTTTGAAGGTTTCTCCAAAAGCTGTTTTGAATAGGGttgataaagaaattaaatGGATTGTGCCAGCGATTCCGTTGAAGGGCTCTCCTGGAAGGTTGAGAGTAAGGATGCCAGTGGATTCTaacgaagatgatgatgaagaaattgaggtagttggttatgtgaaattttCTGTACAAACAACTGAGACGTTGTCCGGAGTTTCTATACGGCCGGCTTCGGAGGGAAAGACAGACTTCTATGAGGTTAGTCACAAACTTGAGAGTGGGGTTTACATGTGTAACTGA